One part of the Paenibacillus silvisoli genome encodes these proteins:
- a CDS encoding zinc-dependent alcohol dehydrogenase has translation MLSKNIVFSAAQQVEVREEELPALKSGEVRCKARKSLISTGTETLCLRGIFDSNTNWESWVQYPFNPGYSMAAEIIEVGEGVEEFKVGDRVTSNMSHRQYFNTSVNNVKLIPDGITYEQASWLTLAQITQVGTRRAELKLGETVALVGQGLLGQLVVQYMRAAGARQIIVIDQAESRLEFSRRSGATHTICAPVDEAVEEVRRITGGSMCDVVYDITGHPAVLAPATLLAKEMGRVVLLGDTTQPSKQVIGPRVVSNSVAILGIHASMTRNYNGVTGDQMTAVYYDYLLQGRMNVDLLQTHTFSPLEAPAAYDFLVKDRTSAIGVIFDWDAL, from the coding sequence ATGTTATCGAAAAACATTGTGTTTTCAGCAGCTCAGCAGGTCGAAGTCCGCGAAGAGGAGCTGCCGGCGCTGAAGTCCGGCGAAGTGCGCTGCAAGGCTAGAAAATCGCTGATCAGTACAGGCACGGAGACGCTTTGCCTGCGCGGGATTTTCGATTCGAATACGAACTGGGAGTCGTGGGTGCAATATCCGTTTAACCCCGGCTACTCCATGGCGGCGGAGATTATTGAAGTGGGCGAAGGCGTAGAGGAGTTCAAGGTCGGCGACCGGGTGACGTCCAATATGTCGCACAGACAGTACTTTAACACCTCCGTGAACAATGTAAAACTCATTCCGGACGGCATCACCTACGAGCAGGCTTCCTGGCTGACGCTGGCGCAAATTACGCAGGTTGGCACGCGCCGCGCGGAGCTGAAGCTCGGCGAAACGGTCGCGCTCGTCGGACAGGGCCTCTTGGGCCAGCTCGTCGTGCAGTACATGCGCGCAGCCGGCGCAAGGCAGATCATCGTTATCGATCAAGCGGAGTCGCGTCTTGAATTTTCGCGCCGCAGCGGCGCGACGCATACGATTTGCGCGCCAGTCGATGAGGCAGTGGAAGAAGTGCGCCGCATTACGGGCGGCAGCATGTGCGACGTCGTGTACGATATTACGGGACATCCGGCCGTGCTGGCGCCGGCCACGCTGCTGGCCAAAGAAATGGGACGCGTCGTCCTGCTCGGCGATACGACGCAGCCGTCCAAGCAAGTGATCGGCCCGCGCGTCGTCTCGAATTCCGTTGCGATTCTGGGCATTCATGCCAGCATGACGCGCAACTACAACGGCGTAACCGGAGACCAAATGACAGCGGTGTACTACGACTACCTGCTCCAAGGCCGCATGAACGTGGACCTGCTGCAAACGCACACGTTCTCCCCGCTTGAAGCGCCTGCGGCGTACGACTTCCTCGTGAAGGACCGCACATCGGCGATCGGCGTTATTTTCGACTGGGATGCGCTTTGA
- a CDS encoding helix-turn-helix transcriptional regulator, which yields MNHYLIKLLQQAELNVSEFAVHTRREMSFRNRTFTSEYMMSYHKSGTAKLRIGEAVYDIVPGSVIFIPPHLVHDQYKDTDDEAVILWWHFTYKVERVLDVLPIFQIPYIYQLKQTERFETVFEQLMESRRNASSLPAAILQKAKSLELLYLLFDEAIGQRQVAESAAAQQSFLGMLCQIVQQPEKPLTLKDMARQLHLNTAYVSSRFKELYGMSPIGLQRRLRIEKAKALLVTDLDMSVTQIAEALQFSEVTNFTRLFKKYTGMAPLQFRRLQQQAST from the coding sequence GTGAATCACTACTTAATCAAGCTGCTTCAGCAGGCGGAGCTGAACGTATCGGAATTTGCGGTTCATACGCGGAGGGAAATGAGCTTCCGGAATCGGACATTTACGAGCGAATATATGATGTCCTACCATAAGTCGGGCACGGCGAAGCTTCGGATCGGAGAAGCGGTGTACGACATCGTACCGGGCAGCGTCATCTTCATCCCTCCGCATCTCGTTCATGACCAATACAAGGATACGGATGACGAAGCGGTCATCCTCTGGTGGCATTTTACCTATAAAGTGGAGCGGGTGCTCGATGTGCTGCCGATCTTTCAAATTCCGTATATTTATCAGCTCAAACAGACGGAGCGGTTCGAAACGGTGTTCGAGCAGCTGATGGAGTCGAGGCGGAACGCTTCCTCGCTGCCTGCGGCGATCCTGCAGAAAGCGAAGTCGCTCGAGCTGCTGTATCTGCTGTTCGACGAAGCGATCGGGCAGCGGCAAGTGGCGGAGTCGGCTGCGGCGCAGCAGAGCTTCCTCGGGATGCTCTGCCAAATCGTGCAGCAGCCCGAGAAGCCGCTCACGCTCAAGGACATGGCGCGGCAGCTTCATCTGAACACGGCGTATGTGAGCAGCCGCTTTAAGGAGCTGTACGGCATGTCGCCGATCGGCCTGCAGCGCAGGCTTCGCATCGAGAAGGCGAAGGCGCTGCTCGTCACGGATCTCGACATGAGCGTCACGCAAATCGCGGAAGCGCTGCAGTTCTCGGAGGTCACGAATTTCACGCGCCTGTTCAAGAAATATACCGGCATGGCGCCGCTCCAGTTCCGCCGTCTGCAGCAGCAAGCGTCGACCTAA